The genomic interval TATGTCCATTTTTTTGCATGATCAATTAGGCAAATTGAATGGAGATGTGGTTGGCAAGATCTTCAACTTTCAAGTCCTCAATGGTGATCCTAATCTCTTCTATCCCTATAGGAATGAAATTGTGCTTTTGGTTGTTATTTTCATAGGTAGAGGTAGTTCCAGAGGTTTGCGTTTGACCATTACATTATTATAGCCTTACTCCAGATTAAGAAGCCAGTGAGAGACTCTGCTGACTATGTCTGAACCaactttatatttcaaaactGGGAAAAATAACCATGGCATGAATTCTGGGATGACTGGGAGTTGGTCCTGAGCCCATAATCCATAAATCATAAATCATGTGATTTCTTTAAACACCTGCTCAGGATAGTGAAACACAGTACCACAATACACTCCAGGAATGAGTGTTAGTTCAGAGTCATATTCAGCAATCCCataaaattctgaatattttctctttctccaatgTGAATTCACCCTGGTACTTGACTGCAGGTGTTTTGGGGGAAGACTGAGAGGAAGatttatagtttaaatatttggctgtttcatacatgaatacatgaccagtgtaactccacctcatgttcaaccacaagaatgggatcctaattataataagttatagtccatgtatatataatatgtccaaatacattctactgtcctgtatatctaaaaagaacaaataaaaaaattaaaaaaaaaatgttgccgtGTAACAAGGTCCTTCCTTAAGAGGACCTGGCTTCCTTTTACTCAAGGGCTATAAGACTGTGTATTGGATCAAATTTGAGAATTTATTGAGGGGCtgcatctttctattttttagctTTTCTGATTATGTAGATTAAGTAGGATCTATTAGGTTTCTAATGGTCTCTAGAAACACCAAAGATCTCTGCAAGTCAAACTATTCTGACTacaggtttcactcagttgccaTTATGGTAACCATGCTCACTTTATCTCTGGGTAAATGCTGTCACTCAGCCTGTGACCCTCTGTGATACTGTCATCCccattcaatcccagtaccccatTTCTAAATGGTAATAGTGCCCATTGTCATTCCTGGCCTGCAGAGAAAGCTCTTGCAGAGATCGTCAAAGATGCTCTGGTGATCTTCTCAACCAAAGTGTTTCCCGAAGCCTTGATGAAGGCAGTGTGTCCTCGGGGTCTTCTAAGAAAGGAGCTAGGTTCTCATGCTGAATGTTCTCTAAATAGTGACTTGATTTCCTTATTTGCAGTCCACACTGATAATTCTTAGTTTGGTGCTTGTCAGGTTCAGTTCTACCACAGACTTGGGCTACTGGAATGGGGATGGATGCTGTCACATGATGCCTCAGAGGAGAGGAGACCCGGGCCTGGAGTAGGGTTTCAatcatttttgattttttgattttcAGTTATCTTTCCAGTTTTTGCTCCACATGTACTTTCTGTGGTTACTGATTTCCACAGCTTCTCTGGAATTTATAGGGAGGTCTATCTTCCTCAAAGCATATTTCCTTGAAAGGATTAAGGATACTTTGTTTTCTGTTCTGCTTTGTTAAGTTAGTAAGCATCACACCATTTGCTTtttgccttaaaatattttttagatgtgtCTTTTATTCATACCTCTTGTCCTTTGGGTTTGcacaatttgttttaaaaaaatccattaattGTCTATTCATTGTGATTTGGGGGATGCAGTGTTTGTTGTGAGTctacctttttttggggggtagctGCTGGGGGTGgactccagggcctcatgcatactaggcaagtgctctaattattttctcttcagTGACTGAAATATAGTAAGCTCTTCAATAAATACTTGATGATTAACTAAATGAAttgatttttagaagtttttataGTAATGGGAGGGTTAATGGCAGAAAAGTCGTTATGGctacatatacaaatataacaacttttaaaaagcaCCTTTTAAATTAAACCTTTGCTTtagtttcatttctttgttttgtttgtttttattcttcaacatagtccaggaaactatttcattttagtttttaaatttttattttttgggggtactggggattgaacttaaggcTTCATGCTATACCACAGAGATACTCCCTCAACCCCCGAGGAAACTGTTTTTAACTGTGTACTACTGAAAgatggtatatatttttaaatgtgttttaacaCAATTGTTTAAACACAACTTAAGGTGTTACATTAGACTTAAgatgtacattttttcatttataatttttctcagGAGGTAGACTTATATTGAGGCTGACTTATGTAGTAagcacagttttatttttaatgatatatatgtttttatactGATTATGATAAAAAGCCTTTCAACAACTTTAGTCCCTCCCCACTGATCCCTTTTGGGTTATAAAGTTTGAGAGCCACTGGTCAAACATGGGATCTTGTCCAGGAATGTTTGCATTTCACAGTGAATATGTGAGGATGGATAAAATGTAGTAGATGCAAAGAAATAAGCTATAAAATGAGAGGAAGTAGTAAAATTGATAAGCTGATCAAATAGATCAGTGTTTTCTTATTCATAAAAACAGTGCTGGACAAAAAAAGGGGGTTATAGATAGATACAGGTATGGTAGGGAGCCCATAATTTGGCTATGATGTTGGGTCTGAGATCTCTCAAGTGAGATACACACCTTTCATATGTCAAGAAATAAGTACATGAAATTTTGGCAATTACCTATAAAAATCAATTACTTAATTCTATATCCATATAATGAGCAAATTACAATTTTGATTacaatttctgtatattttttcccaatcttttaaGAGTTTATTGAAGTCtagcagattttaaaaagtttttttttttttaagtaaaatgttaTTTCTCTAGGAAAGAcctacagaaggaagaaaattagcTGGCGAGATAATAGATTAAGAAAACCCCTTACATAAAACTTGTGTATTGTAGAAATTGGTAAGAAGTTGCATGTTTGGGTTTATTggaatgaacccaaatactatgtgTATCTCTAAAgctcttaaaaaattattactcATAGGAGAACCATATAATACAATGTGGACTAGCAAGGgcataacattattttaaattttaaaaaagttaataatgATGTTATAACTTTTATCTTTGGGGCAGTAATATTTTGAGATCCTTTTCACTTTATATATGAATGCCATGAAATTTCCATCATGGTTGACTCAAAGTAAAACAATAGAACAATGATATTTTCAAGGTATGAAAAAGAGCAAACTACATGAGGTAAGAACTCAAATGTTATTTACAAAGCTCATTTCTCACTTTTCATGTTGTGGCCTTGTTTTCAGGCAGAAGAACTCCTGTGGAAGATGGAACCCTTTGTCCATTTTCCAGAATGTGTTTCCAAGCCCATCAGTGGAACCTGATACTGCTGTTCTGTGTTGAAATGCTTGAAGAACACACACATCTTTGCCTGCACCCTCCGTCTTCCTGAAACCATGGTCTTCTCAGCAGTGTTGACTGCGTCCCATGCTGGGATATCCAACACAACATTTGTAGTCTATGAAAACTCCCACATGAATATTACGGCCCCTCCACTGTTCCAGCCTCCCAGCGTTGGTCCACTGCTTAGATACAGTTTTGAAACCATGGCTCCCACTGGTTTCAGTTCCTTGACAGTGAATAGCACAGGTGTGCCCCCAACACCAGCTGTTTTCAAGAGTCTGAGCTTGCCTCTTCAGATCATCCTTTCTGCTATCATGATATTTATTCTGTCTGTGTCTTTTCTCGGGAACTTGGTTGTTTGCCTCATGGTTTACCAGAAGGCTGCCATGCGATCTGCAATTAACATCCTCCTTGCCAGCCTGGCTTTTGCAGACATGTTGCTTGCAGTACTGAACATGCCCTTTGCTCTGGTAACTATTCTTACTACCAGATGGATTTTTGGGAAATTCTTCTGTAGAGTTTCAGCtatgtttttttggttgtttgtgaTAGAGGGAGTTGCCATCCTACTCATAATTAGCATTGATAGATTCCTTATTATAGTTCAGAGGCAGGATAAGCTAAATCCATATAGGGCTAAGGTTCTGATTGCAGTTTCTTGGGCAACTTCTTTTTGTGTAGCTTTTCCTTTGGCTGTAGGAAACCCTGACCTGCAGATACCTTCCCGAGCCCCCCAGTGTGTATTTGGGTACACAACCAATCCTGGTTACCAGGCCTATGTGATTTtgatttctctcatttctttcttcataCCTTTCCTGGTGATACTGTATTCATTTATGGGCATACTCAACACCCTCCGGCACAATGCCTTGAGGATCCATAGCTACCCAGAAGGTATATGCCTAAGCCAGGCCAGCAAACTGGGTCTCATGAGTCTACAGAGACCCTTCCAGATGAGCATTGACATGGGCTTTAAAACACGTGCCTTCACCACCATTTTGATTCTTTTTGCTGTTTTCATTGTCTGCTGGGCTCCATTCACCACTTACAGCCTTGTGGCAACATTCAGTAAGCACTTTTACTATAAGCACAACTTTTTTGAGATAAGCACCTGGCTACTCTGGCTCTGCTACCTCAAGTCTGCATTGAACCCACTGATCTACTACTGGAGGATTAAGAAATTCCATGACGCCTGCCTGGACATGATGCCGAAGTCCTTCAAGTTTCTGCCACAGCTCCCTGGTCACACAAAGCGAAGGATACGTCCCAGTGCTGTCTATGTGTGTGGGGAACATCGGACGGTGGTGTGAATATTGGAGCTGTCTGTCATTTTGGGTGATGATTGTTCTTGACTTTGAACTTTGCTCACATGGCTTCGCCACTTAAACTTTATTGCTTTTTTATGggttgcgtgtgtgtgtgtgtgtgtgtgtgtgtgtgtgtgtgtgtgcagtgtatAGAAAgaatggtaatttgttatagtcCTGTTACCAAGGATACAAAATAGGAAAGTTAACATAAATGTTACCTTCAGGGTTCAAGAAAAATCCTTGATTTAGATTGCGGAGATTGTTTAGTTTTAttgacagattttatttttgtggcagGAATCAGAATTGTGCTCTATTGAGCCTGCAGTTATCTTGAATTGTTAGTGTTTTGTTTGCTGCTAAGGAATGCTTAGTTGAatttatcaattctttttttctggacaaCACTGCTGCTTCTTGCCATTACATTGGAGCCAAAAACCCATACATCTCAGTtgataaatatttagttttattttaaaaaataacccaagGAGG from Ictidomys tridecemlineatus isolate mIctTri1 chromosome 8, mIctTri1.hap1, whole genome shotgun sequence carries:
- the Gpr63 gene encoding putative G-protein coupled receptor 63 yields the protein MVFSAVLTASHAGISNTTFVVYENSHMNITAPPLFQPPSVGPLLRYSFETMAPTGFSSLTVNSTGVPPTPAVFKSLSLPLQIILSAIMIFILSVSFLGNLVVCLMVYQKAAMRSAINILLASLAFADMLLAVLNMPFALVTILTTRWIFGKFFCRVSAMFFWLFVIEGVAILLIISIDRFLIIVQRQDKLNPYRAKVLIAVSWATSFCVAFPLAVGNPDLQIPSRAPQCVFGYTTNPGYQAYVILISLISFFIPFLVILYSFMGILNTLRHNALRIHSYPEGICLSQASKLGLMSLQRPFQMSIDMGFKTRAFTTILILFAVFIVCWAPFTTYSLVATFSKHFYYKHNFFEISTWLLWLCYLKSALNPLIYYWRIKKFHDACLDMMPKSFKFLPQLPGHTKRRIRPSAVYVCGEHRTVV